The genomic region CGGCGGTGTCGGCGCGGACGGACACGCCGTAGAAGGCGCTCGAGTTCTCGGCCAGGGTGGCGTTGCCGATCACCGAGGCCGTGGGGGCGACGAAGGCGGAGTCATGGACGGCCGGCGTCGTGCCGGCGAACGCGTAAAGGGGAGCCATGCCCCCAGCCTAGGACACTTCCCCGCCCAACTAGCTAGCAGCAGGGGCCGTTTTGAGCGCTCAAAACGGCCCCTGCTGCTAGTCAGTTGGGTCAGGCGGGGGAGCGGAGGACCATGAACCCGCCGCCGCCCTCGCCGCTGCCGAACCCGCCCTCGCCGCCGCCGAACCCGCCCTCTTTGTCGCCCACGCTGTGCGGATCGGGCACGGGAAGCACGACGGCGATCGGCGCGCCCGGTTCCGCCACCCGCCAGAGTTCGTGGACGACGTCGTCCCACTGTTCCGGCGGAAGGCCCGCCAGGGCGTCCACCGCCCACACCGAGGAGAACGCGGCGTCGGCGAAGGGCAGCGGCGCCGGGCCCGCCACGGAGGCCTCGAGCCCGTGCGCCCGTGCGACGTGGATATTCTCCTCGGACGGGTCGACGCCGGTGAAATGGATGCCGGCCTGCACAAAGTGCAGTCCGTCGGTGCCGGGGCCGCAGTCCAGCCCGAGCACGGCGTGCCGGCCCTCGGACTTCAACAGGGCCACGAATGATTCGAGCCGGTCCTTCCGGGTGGATTCCATAGCTCTAGTCAAGGACTGGTTTCAGTTAAAGACAACCGTCCGGTTGCCGTCGAGCAGGACGCGGTGCTCGGCGTGCCACTGCACGGCCTGGGCGAGGGTGCGGCCCTCCACATCGCGGCCCATCTGGACAAACTGCTCGGCAGTGCGCCGGTGGTCCACCCGGATGACTTCCTGTTCGATGATGGGTCCCTCATCCAGGGCGGCCGTGACATAGTGCGCTGTGGCACCGATGAGCTTCACGCCGCGGGCGTGCGCCTGGTGGTAGGGCCTGGCGCCCTTGAAGGAGGGCAGGAACGAGTGGTGGATGTTGATGGCCTTGCCCGTGAGTTCGGTGCAGAGGTCGTCGGAGATGATCTGCATGTAGCGCGCCAGGACGGTGAGCTCGATGTCATGCTCTTTCATCAGGGCGCGCAGGGCGTCCTCGGCCCGGACCTTGGTGTCCGGGGTGACGGGGATGTGGTGGAACGGGATCCCGTAGAACTCCGCCAGGCCCTGAAGGTCAGGGTGGTTGGAGACAATGGCCGGAATCTCGATCGGCAGGGTGCCGGAGCGCTGCAGGAACAGCAGGTCGTTCAGGCAGTGGGCCGAGGTGCTGGCCATCAGCAGGGTGCGGACTTTCCGGCCGGCCGGGTTGAGGCTCCACTGCATCCCGAAGGCCTGCGCCACGGGCTCGAGCGCGGCCTGCAGCTCCGCCTGGGACGCCGCCGTCGTTGCCTCCACGCGCATGAAGAAGGTGCCCGTGCCCTGGCTGCCGTACTGCTGGGAGTCCGTAATATTGCAGCCCGCCACGAGGAGGGCGCCGGCGACGGCGTGCACGATGCCGGGCCGGTCGGGACAGGACAGGGTCAGGATGTAGGAGGCAGTCAGGTTCGCGTCAGTCACGAAGAACAGCCTACCTGCGCTTCAAGGGCGGTTTTGAAAGCGTTTTGGTAGTGTTAAACCGTCGCAACTGGCGTTGGATGGCTAACCATCAGGGAGCGGCACTCACGAAGACCACGGATCGTACGCCTGGGCCGAGGGTCATGTCTTACCGGTTGGCAGCCTCACCGCTGCGCGCCGTTGCCGGCGCCCGTCCAGGGCGCCAACCGCCGCTGTCGCGGCCCGCTGTCAAGGGGCCCGTAATCAAAGGGCGGTGCAACGGGCCAGCCGGTAGCCTGACCAATAGCCGTACCCGTTGCCTACCAGGAGTTCCTCGTGACTACTACTACCGCCACCTCAGCCGCCGTGAGCAACCAGCCGCTGGCCGAACTCGACCCTGAAATCGCCGCCGTACTGGCCCAGGAGCTGGGCCGCCAGCGCGGCACCCTGGAAATGATCGCCTCCGAAAACTTCGCCCCGCGCGCCGTGATGGAAGCCCAGGGTTCCGTCCTGACCAACAAGTATGCCGAGGGCTACCCTGGACGCCGCTACTACGGCGGCTGTGAGTACGTCGACGTCGCCGAGCAGCTCGCGATCGACCGCGTCAAGGAGCTCTTCGGCGCCGAATACGCCAACGTCCAGCCGCACTCCGGCGCGCAGGCCAACGCCGCCGCGCTCGCCGCCATGATCACCCCCGGTGACAAGATCCTGGGCCTGTCCCTGGCCCACGGCGGACACCTCACCCACGGCATGAAGCTGAACTTCTCCGGCAAGCTCTACAACGTGGCCGCCTACCAGGTCGAGGAAGACAACTTCCGGATCGACATGGACAAGCTGCGCGAGCAGGCCATCGCCGAAAAGCCCCAGGTGATCATCGCCGGCTGGTCCGCCTACCCGCGGCACCTAGACTTCGCCGCGTTCCGCTCGATCGCCGACGAGGTCGGCGCGCTGCTCTGGACCGACATGGCGCACTTCGCCGGCCTGGTCGCCGCCGGGCTGCACCCGAGCCCGGTCCCGCACTCCGACGTCGTCACCTCCACAGTGCACAAGACGCTGGCCGGCCCGCGCTCCGGCGTGATCCTGGCCAAGCAGGAATGGGCCAAGAAGCTTAACTCGGCCGTGTTCCCGGGCCAGCAGGGCGGCCCGCTCATGCACGTGATCGCCGCCAAGGCAGTGGCCTTCAAGATCGCCGGCACCGAGGAATTCAAGGAGCGCCAGGAGCGCGTGCTGGAAGGTGCCAAGATCATCGCCGAACGCCTCGGCCAGGCAGACGTCGCCGACGCCGGCGTCTCGGTCCTGACCGGCGGCACCGACGTGCACCTGGTCCTGGTGGACCTGCGCAACTCCCAGCTGGACGGCCAGCAGGCCGAAGACCTCCTGCACTCCGTGGGCATCACCGTCAACCGCAACGCCGTGCCGTTCGACCCCCGCCCGCCGATGGTCACCTCCGGCCTGCGCATCGGCACCCCGGCCCTGGCCACCCGTGGCTTCGGCGCTGAGGAGTTCACCGAGGTCGCGGACATCATCGCTACGGCGCTGGTAAAGGGCACGGCCGGCAGCGTCGATATTGAAGCCCTGCAGGCCCGCGTGGACAAGCTCG from Arthrobacter sp. NicSoilB8 harbors:
- a CDS encoding class I SAM-dependent methyltransferase, which translates into the protein MESTRKDRLESFVALLKSEGRHAVLGLDCGPGTDGLHFVQAGIHFTGVDPSEENIHVARAHGLEASVAGPAPLPFADAAFSSVWAVDALAGLPPEQWDDVVHELWRVAEPGAPIAVVLPVPDPHSVGDKEGGFGGGEGGFGSGEGGGGFMVLRSPA
- the purU gene encoding formyltetrahydrofolate deformylase, translated to MTDANLTASYILTLSCPDRPGIVHAVAGALLVAGCNITDSQQYGSQGTGTFFMRVEATTAASQAELQAALEPVAQAFGMQWSLNPAGRKVRTLLMASTSAHCLNDLLFLQRSGTLPIEIPAIVSNHPDLQGLAEFYGIPFHHIPVTPDTKVRAEDALRALMKEHDIELTVLARYMQIISDDLCTELTGKAINIHHSFLPSFKGARPYHQAHARGVKLIGATAHYVTAALDEGPIIEQEVIRVDHRRTAEQFVQMGRDVEGRTLAQAVQWHAEHRVLLDGNRTVVFN
- the glyA gene encoding serine hydroxymethyltransferase, producing the protein MTTTTATSAAVSNQPLAELDPEIAAVLAQELGRQRGTLEMIASENFAPRAVMEAQGSVLTNKYAEGYPGRRYYGGCEYVDVAEQLAIDRVKELFGAEYANVQPHSGAQANAAALAAMITPGDKILGLSLAHGGHLTHGMKLNFSGKLYNVAAYQVEEDNFRIDMDKLREQAIAEKPQVIIAGWSAYPRHLDFAAFRSIADEVGALLWTDMAHFAGLVAAGLHPSPVPHSDVVTSTVHKTLAGPRSGVILAKQEWAKKLNSAVFPGQQGGPLMHVIAAKAVAFKIAGTEEFKERQERVLEGAKIIAERLGQADVADAGVSVLTGGTDVHLVLVDLRNSQLDGQQAEDLLHSVGITVNRNAVPFDPRPPMVTSGLRIGTPALATRGFGAEEFTEVADIIATALVKGTAGSVDIEALQARVDKLAVDFPLYPQHEQW